GGCAACAACACAAATACAGTTATGCTAAAGACACTGAGTACATAATCAAATATCACTGTTGACTAGGAGATTACATCTCGCCTAGTCAGTTCAAAATGTTACCCTACAACAATTCACCTCATTTTATTAATAAATCTGCGTAGCGTCCTCAATGGAACAGAGATCCACTCAAGGGATCTGAATTCTAGAATATAGTTGAAGACATATTATTAATGCAATAACACCGTATAAAAGGTCAGGAATAACTGCAGACTCAAACTGATCCCAACTAAActtctacaataaaaaaaattagatgtaACATCATATAACATAATGACATGTGTGATCTACAAGTAATACACTGATACAAGTTGATCCTGTGTGGGAATCCGGCAATATGCCTTCATTAATACTGTGGAAGTTAATCAATAGTGGTAAAGAAGCCTCTGGGTAGGAGACACGCAGCAATCTCACTCACAGTGCCAACCTTACTGCTCCATCATATATAGTGATTACGTGTAGGTACCACTTACCCCACTTGCATGCGAGCTTCAGACGGGACCGGACCATCCGGGTAACCTCAGGGGGGTAATGGCTCTCAGACCGGAGCCTCCAAAGACCCCGACAAGGGTCCCAGCAGGGTGCATGCAGATCTCTTGAGGCAGCAAAGGGGGAGCAAAGTCCCATTCTGTGGTCCGCCCCCGCCGCCATCAGCACCAGAGTCTCCGGTCGGGGCCTCGTAAGGGCTGTGACATCTTGTGGTTCCGGTACTGCTCCATGTCCCTCAGCAGCGGCAGCGCTGCACATTCGCGCCGCTCAGACTTTGGCCACAAAAGCATCGAGCTTGTCACAGATCGATCTCCCATATTCCTCCAACAGATCTCTGATGCTGGCATACAGGGCCTGAGTCTCCATGCCGGGCCGCATCCCACCCCCCCTTTCACAATGGCGGGTCACCATGTGGCAGGGAGCCTCTTTACAGCTCCTCAGCTCAATACTGTGTAGGCGACCTCCTATTCATTATCCACGTATCTCAGGGTTCTTCCTATGTTTTTGCCCCCCAAGCACCAGCAGAGTAGGTTAAATATAGCAAGTAGAAATTACATTATACAGAGATTAGGTCAGGAGCTCCTGAATAGTGCGACCTGTagctttggcggttagctccgccccctgcaacattatatttaaacatacaatatatctttttattacaataaaaatatgaTAGTAATTAAAACAATATGATGACTATTACTGTAACTCCTGCCGCTGACGTGCTCGGTTGCTGCAATAGTGCTGTGTCGAGTCAGCGGTGACACGGCTACGGAGGGGGAGGAGGAAAGAGTCGTACAGACACCTGAGTCTGTCGTCACCTCTCCGTCTTGTTAACCTGCATATCGACTGTTCTGTCTTTTCAAGGCCTGTCCACTAGTGTGCCCTCTGCTAGGTGCATGTGGCAGCAGCAGCCGGTGGAGCCATCATGTCAAAACACGAGCAAATTCTCATTCTCGACCCGCCCATCGAGCTCAAATTCAGAGGTCCATTTACAGATGTTGTCACTACAAATCTCAAACTGCGGAATCCATCTGACAAAAAGTATGCTTCAAGGTGAAAACTACAGCTCCTCAACGTTATTGTGTAAGACCAAACAGTGGCATCATTGAACCTGGATCCACGGTCACAGTCTCAGTAATGTTGCAGCCATTTGACTATGACCCGAATGAAAAGAGTAAACACAAGTTTATGGTGCAGACGGTATTTGCTCCACCAAATATATCTGACATAGAACTTGTGTGGAAAGAGGCAAAACCTGATGACCTTATGGACTCAAAGTTGAGATGTGTGTTTGACATGCCACATGAACACGAGAAACCGGCACATGAAGCAACCAAGCTTTTTTAAACTTTGCCTGGAACTGGACACAAAATGGGTGGCAGTTCTTCCATGGATGAAACAGAGACAAGGAAGTTAATGGAGGAGTGTAAGAGGCTTCAGACTGAAATGATCAAACTGTCAGATGAAAATCAGCACCTTAAAGGTGAAAGCTTAAGATTGAGGAGGCAAGCAACAGATAAATCCGCCAAAGCAATGGTTCAATATCAAGGCAACCCAATCCCATCGCTTTTTTTTGTCATTGCAGCAATTTTCATAGGATTCTTTTTAGGGAAAATCATCTAAATTAAAGCATGCAGTGCTGTCACGTTTTTCCTGTTCAGAAAAAGTTGTTTATCTACCATATCATTGGTAGCAGTGGTCCAAAATGACCATTTTGTGTACAGCATCAATGTAGGGCTCTGCCTTTAACACTCACAGTtagaaaaacaaagtaaaaaagaaacaaaaacaaaaaactgtttggCTATGGGACTAAATTGTATATTAATGCATCAACAGCAGGTGTGTCCGTTGCACATTCAGTACTTTATGGGGGGAAATAGTCATTGAAGAATTCTTTATTTCTGTGGttttaataagaatttaaataTGTTAAGTCTTGTAAATGTTATTTTAATCCTTTTTTAATTGTTTCTGTTGCTATTATATTTTGCAATTTCTTGA
This genomic stretch from Bombina bombina isolate aBomBom1 chromosome 4, aBomBom1.pri, whole genome shotgun sequence harbors:
- the LOC128655409 gene encoding LOW QUALITY PROTEIN: vesicle-associated membrane protein-associated protein A-like (The sequence of the model RefSeq protein was modified relative to this genomic sequence to represent the inferred CDS: inserted 1 base in 1 codon; substituted 1 base at 1 genomic stop codon); this encodes MSKHEQILILDPPIELKFRGPFTDVVTTNLKLRNPSDXKVCFKVKTTAPQRYCVRPNSGIIEPGSTVTVSVMLQPFDYDPNEKSKHKFMVQTVFAPPNISDIELVWKEAKPDDLMDSKLRCVFDMPHEHEKPAHEATKLFXTLPGTGHKMGGSSSMDETETRKLMEECKRLQTEMIKLSDENQHLKGESLRLRRQATDKSAKAMVQYQGNPIPSLFFVIAAIFIGFFLGKII